In the genome of Dasypus novemcinctus isolate mDasNov1 chromosome 30, mDasNov1.1.hap2, whole genome shotgun sequence, one region contains:
- the LOC139437853 gene encoding zinc finger protein 26-like, with the protein MKKNYLCHLCGKYFVSCSSFKQHEKTHSGEKPHECLLCGKCFSQHYCLKQHVLTHTGENSHQCHLCDKGFSQRSALKRHVRTHTGEKPYACSICGKCFTVYSSLKEHERIHTGEKPHECHLCGKCFAKCSSLKKHKRTHTGEKPHECHLCGKCFSQRSSLKTHVRTHTGEKPHQCHLCDKGFIQRSQLKEHVRTHTGEKPYACSLCGKCFTGYSYLKKHKRIHTGEKPYACSICGKCFTVDASLKRHERVHTGEKPYACSICGKCFTVYSSLKEHESIHTGEKPHECHLCGKCFANCSSLKKHKRTHTGEKPHECHLCGKCFSQRSSLKTHVRTHTGEKPHQCHLCDKGFIQRFQLKKHVRTHTGEKPYACSLCGKCFTGYSSLKQHERIHTGEKPHECHLCGKCFANCFSLKQHKRTHSGEKPHECHLCGKCFSQSSSLKTHVRTHTGEKPHQCHLCDKGFIQRFQLKEHVRTHTGEKPYACSVCGKCFTGYFSLKQHETIHTGEKPYACSICGKCFTVYSYLKRHERIHTGEKPHQCHLCGKCFSQHSYLKIHERTHTGEKPHQCHLCDKGFIQHCHLKRHLRTHTVEKPYACHVCGKCFTNCSSLKRHERTHTGEKNP; encoded by the exons ATGAAGA AAAACTACTTatgccatctttgtgggaaatattttgtttcttgctCTTCCTTTAAACAACATGAGAAGACTCACTCTGGAGAGAAACCTCATGAGTGTCTTCTGTGTGGCAAATGTTTCAGTCAACATTATTGCCTTAAACAACATGTgttaactcacactggagagaactctcatcaatgtcatctatgtgacaAAGGATTCAGTCAACGTTCTGCCCTTAAACGacatgtgagaactcacactggtgagaaaccctatgcgtGTTCTAtatgtgggaaatgcttcacTGTTTACTCTTCCCTTAAAGAACATGAgaggattcacactggagagaaaccccatgaatgtcatctatgtgggaaatgctTTGCTAAATGCTCTtcccttaaaaaacataaaagaactcacactggagagaaaccccatgaatgtcatctatgtggcaaatGTTTCAGTCAACGTTCTTCCCTTAAAACacatgtgagaactcacactggagagaaacctcatcaatgtcatctatgtgacaAAGGATTCATTCAACGTTCTCAGCTTAAAGAACATGTGAGAAcacacactggtgagaaaccctatgcatgttctctatgtgggaaatgcttcacTGGTTACTcttaccttaaaaaacataagaggattcacactggtgagaaaccctatgcgtGTTCTAtatgtgggaaatgcttcacTGTTGACGCTTCCCTTAAACGACATGAGAGGgttcacactggtgagaaaccctatgcgtGTTCTAtatgtgggaaatgcttcacTGTTTACTCTTCCCTTAAAGAACATGAGAgtattcacactggagagaaaccccatgaatgtcatctgtgtgggAAATGCTTTGCTAATTGCTCTtcccttaaaaaacataaaagaactcacactggagagaaaccccatgaatgtcatctatgtggcaaatGTTTCAGTCAACGTTCTTCCCTTAAAACacatgtgagaactcacactggagagaaacctcatcaatgtcatctatgtgacaAAGGATTCATCCAACGTTTTCAGCTTAAAAaacatgtgagaactcacactggtgagaaaccctatgcatgttctctatgtgggaaatgcttcacAGGTtactcttcccttaaacaacatgagaggattcacactggagagaaaccccatgaatgtcatctatgtgggaaatgctTTGCTAATTGCTTTTCCCTTAAACAACATAAAAGAACTCactctggagagaaaccccatgaatgtcatctatgtggcaaatGTTTCAGTCAAAGTTCTTCCCTTAAAACacatgtgagaactcacactggagagaaacctcatcaatgtcatctatgtgacaAAGGATTCATTCAACGTTTTCAGCTTAAAGaacatgtgagaactcacactggtgagaaaccctatgcatgttctgtatgtgggaaatgcttcacTGGTTACttttcccttaaacaacatgagacgattcacactggtgagaaaccctatgcgtGTTCTAtatgtgggaaatgcttcacTGTTTACTCTTACCTTAAACgacatgagagaattcacactggagagaaaccccatcaatgtcatctatgtggcaaatgtttcagtcaacattcttaccttaaaatacatgagagaactcacactggagagaaacctcatcaatgtcatctatgtgacaAAGGATTCATTCAACATTGTCACCTTAAACGACATTTGCGAACTCATACTGTTGAGAAGCCCTATGCATGTCATGtatgtgggaaatgcttcactaattgctcttcccttaaaagacatgagagaactcacactggagagaaaaacCCATGA